One Nostoc punctiforme PCC 73102 DNA window includes the following coding sequences:
- a CDS encoding LysM peptidoglycan-binding domain-containing M23 family metallopeptidase, with protein MTLTFRQLFLCSLVSALGLVSILPNLNSANAAVGGCPIPALSRFQRHKVVRGETLESIAQRYNLIPTTIIGMNPALQNGAVAAVGSVLQIPPYNGIVVEVPRGQTWRQVAAQYKVRADSLFEVNGCQQDPRIVFVPGVNWSPNGVVTKSPLPTDAATPNRASLSGYPLAQVANVGLAYGWQINPATGEVFFHSGVDLLAPVGSNVLAIAPGTVAFANDQGSYGKLVIINHSGGLQSRYAQLDSIKVTVGQQVKKGDLLGTVGTSGKPTSTQPHLHFEVRSTSSLGWVAQDPKGYLKK; from the coding sequence ATGACTTTAACCTTTCGTCAACTGTTTCTCTGTAGCCTAGTTAGCGCCTTGGGCCTAGTAAGCATACTGCCAAACTTGAACAGTGCTAACGCTGCTGTAGGTGGTTGCCCGATTCCAGCCCTATCTCGCTTCCAACGCCATAAAGTTGTTCGTGGCGAAACTTTGGAGAGCATAGCGCAGCGCTACAATCTCATACCTACAACTATTATTGGCATGAATCCAGCTTTGCAGAATGGCGCGGTCGCAGCCGTTGGTAGTGTGCTTCAAATTCCTCCCTACAATGGGATTGTAGTTGAAGTACCTCGTGGTCAAACTTGGCGACAGGTAGCAGCACAATACAAAGTTCGTGCTGATAGCCTTTTTGAGGTGAATGGCTGCCAACAAGACCCCAGAATCGTGTTTGTTCCGGGGGTAAATTGGTCGCCCAATGGTGTTGTAACTAAGTCCCCTTTACCTACTGATGCAGCTACGCCAAACCGTGCATCCCTGTCTGGATATCCCTTGGCACAAGTGGCAAATGTAGGATTAGCTTATGGATGGCAAATTAATCCGGCGACAGGTGAAGTTTTCTTCCACAGTGGTGTTGACTTATTAGCACCAGTTGGGAGTAATGTGTTAGCGATCGCTCCTGGAACCGTAGCCTTTGCTAATGACCAAGGTTCTTATGGCAAGTTGGTCATCATTAACCACAGTGGCGGGCTTCAAAGCCGCTACGCCCAACTTGACAGTATCAAGGTTACTGTCGGTCAGCAAGTAAAAAAAGGAGACTTACTAGGAACAGTAGGCACTAGTGGAAAACCAACTTCCACTCAACCGCATCTCCATTTTGAAGTGCGTTCTACCTCATCTTTGGGTTGGGTAGCACAAGACCCAAAAGGTTATTTGAAGAAATGA